AAGGACGTCAAAGGCCTGAAGCTACGGAACATCAAGACCAACGTCGCGGAGAATCTGCCCCTGTCGGGCCTGTTCCTTGGCATCGGTCATGAGCCGAATGCGAAGGCGTTTCGCCACCAGATCGATCTGGACGATGACGGTTACATCAAGACCGTGAACAACGTCTTCTGCACACTAAATGGGCAGATTGTTCCCGGCGTCTTCGCCTCCGGCGACGTGCAGGACCGCCGCTACCGCCAGGCCATCACGGCTGCCGGCACCGGCTGCATGGCCGCGCTGGAAGTTGAGAAGTTCCTCGAAGAGCACGGAAGGTAATCGTAGGACGTTGGGGCGGGCCATCCAATTGCTGTCAGTCAGCGCCGGGAGCAGATTTTCCTGAGCTCTAGGAGCGAGGAGAGAACTGTAGCTGGTCTACTGGAACGACGAGCGACAACGAGATCAGGAAATCGGGGTCCCCAGTCAGCTTTGCTGGCTGGGGTGAAGAAAATCTGCCCCGGCCCTTCGGGTTGCGGCGCAAATTCGCCCATACTTCGTTGTCGGCCTCGACTGTGGACCCGCCACAGCCTTCGACCTCCGCCTCGTATGAACAAATTTGCGCTCGCAACGCTGCCGACAGAAACTGGATGGCCCGCCCCCAGGCCGCGATATCCTGTCGGCACCTTTAGAGCATTTTCCCTGTTGCTGGGTATCCCGGAAGAGGAGTGCAGCGGCGTTTTCATTGCGGAAAACGCCCATAGATTCGGATGCCCTTACTCTACACCTGCAGGGAAAATGCTCTACGGAGGTCCCTTCATGGAGATTCGCGGCCTTTGTCCGCTTCTGGGAGTCTTCGATATGCCGCGGTCGGTGCGGTTCTACTGTGACAACCTCGGTTTTGAGATCCATCAGCGTTCCGCGACCTACGCGGTCGAAGACGGCGTAGAGCTCTTTCATTGGGCATGGCTCAGGCGCGATGATGCGGAACTGATGCTGAACACCGCTTACGACGAAGGCCAGCGTCCCGACCTGGAAAATCTCATGCGCGTCGCGGCTCACCAGGACACCACGCTTTATCTCGCCTGTCCGGACGTGGACGGCGCCTATGAAGAGCTAAAAGCAAAGGGTGTCTCCTGTGAGCCTCCGCAGACGGCCTGGTATGGGATGCGGCAGCTAAGCATGCGTGATCCGGATGGATTCGGAGTTGTACTTCAGTGGAGGGCAGAGTAGCTATGGCGGTACAAACTGGACGCTACACCGCACAGATCGAAGGCGATTTCGTCGTCTTCCTGATCGGCATGCGCATCAACTCGCTATGGGCTGTGCACAAATGGATGCCGGTCACGCAGACGATGCCGCGCATGCTGAAGGAGCTCTATCGCCAGCCGGAGCTCGGCTTTCTTCGGCACGAAATCTTCCTCGGCTGGCGCATGCTGATGACGGTACAGTACTGGCGCACCTTCGACCAGCTTCATGCCTATGCCCATGCCCGCGATCATGAACACCTGCCGGCATGGGCCGAATTCAACCGCCGCGTGGTGAAGAGCGGAGCTGTGGGTGTCTTTCATGAGACCTACCTGGTGAAGGCCGGACAGTATGAAGCCATTTATTCGGATATGCCACGCTTCGGTCTGGCCAGTGCTGGACAGCATGTGCCTGCGATAGGACGGTTGAATACGGCTCGGGAGCGATTGCAGTCAGATTAGATGAGTTTTGAATTCCGGGGCTTCCTTACCCGCCCTAGCGTTGCGAGGGCGGGGCACCCCGGGTGGGACAATATCGTTCGATAAAAAGGCGGATCGAGCTAAGCTCGATCCGCCTTCGTTTTTATCCAGCAACCAGGAACTACTTCGGTGGCATTCCTGCTTCCGTGGCCTTCTTATCGGCCTTGTCCTGGGCCTTGTCGGCTTTCTTCTGTTCGCTGGAATCCAGCTGCTTCCGCTTGGCCTTATCAGCCTTTGCCTGGGCCTTCTCGGCCTTGGCTTCCTTCTTCAGCTGCTTCTGCTCCTGTTTATTGGCTTCCTGGCGGGTTTGCTGGCTGGTCTCTTGAGCCAAGCCGGCCAGGCCCAGGCTCAGGGCACACCCCAGTACCGCAGCGCGTGTCATGTAGGTCATCTTCCACCTCCGTGCGACCTCATAAGACGCGTATTGCACCATTTGTGCTGCCCAACTTAGAAGCGGTGGAACATGAAAAAGGCGGCGCCTACCAGACATCCAAAGGCGGCGAAGTAGTTCCAGCGCAGCCTCTCGCCGAAATACAGCACGGCGAAGACGCCGAAGACCGACATGGTGATGACCTCCTGCAGCACCTTGAGCTGTTCGGGAGAGAACTTGCCGGCGCCGATGCGGTTAGCCGGAACCTGCAGGCAATATTCAAAAAAAGCAATTGCCCAGCTTATGAGAATCACCTTCCACAGCGCGGCGTCGCGATGCTTCAGGTGGCCATACCAGGCGATAGTCATAAAGATGTTCGAACCAATAAGAAGCAGAATCGTCCACATACGTTCCTCAGATGCAAAACTAGAGATATGTCCATCGTAGAAAACCTGGAGCGCGTCCGCGAACAGATCGCCGCAGCCTGCGCCAAGGCAGGCAGAAGCGAAGCCGATGTCGCCCTGATGGCCGTCTCCAAAACGCATCCCGCATCGGCGATCGAAGAGGCATATGCCGCGGGACAGAGACTCTTCGGCGAGAACCGCGTGCAGGAGTGGGAGGCAAAATCCGCGCAGCTCTCGCTGCCAGGCCTGGAGATGCACCTCATCGGCCCGCTGCAGTCCAACAAGACCAATAAGGCCGCAGGACTGTTTCATACGATTGAAGCTGTCGATTCGTTACGCATCGCACAACGGCTCGACACAGCCGCACAGGCTCTTGGCCGCAGGCTTCCGATACTGATAGAGATCAAGCTCTCGCACGAAGACTCAAAGCACGGCATGGCTCCGCAGGAACTTCCTGCCCTGCTGGAGGCGCTGCCTGCGCTGAGCCATGTGATTCCGGTCGGCCTTATGACAGTGCCGCCGTTGGATGCCCAGGGCGAGGAGGCACGTCCCTACTTCCGCCGTCTGCGTGAGCTACGCGACCAGGCACAAACCAGGATCGCTACCCTCACTCATCTCTCCATGGGGATGTCGCATGACTACACCGTAGCGATTGAAGAGGGCTCCACCTGCGTTCGGGTGGGAACAGCCATCTTCGGTGAGCGGGAGTACTCGCAGCCGTGAGCCTGCGACTGCAGCAGAGCGGCGAGGATTGCCTGCTTCCGGTCCGGCTCCATCCCGGAGCCCGGCGCAACGCCATTACCGGCGAGCACGATGGAGCCCTCAAAATCGCATTGACGGCACCTCCCGTGGACGGCAAAGCCAACGAAGCCCTATTGCGCTATCTTGCTGAAATACTGGGAGTTTCTCTGAACCGGATAGAGTTGAAGAGCGGCCAGACCAGCCGATCCAAAATGGTTTTGATCACATGCATCCGGGCCGAGGAGGTCGCAGCAAAGCTGACACCGGCCACGTATACTTAGGGGAAGAGCAAGCCCAAATCCCGATTGCGATTTGCGAATCGCCATTCTTCATTCGGAGACTTTTTTCATGCAATTTCGCCGTCTGGCTTGCGGCGCTGTATTTAGCGCCCTCCTCCTGATGCTCTTTGGCTCCCGCACAGCGGCACACGCCAACGACCTCCCCACCGGCATAAATCCGGTTCCCAGCCGCCCTCTCGAGCAGTACCGTCTGCGTCTGCATCATCTGCATACCGGCGAGGACATCGATGTGGTTTACAAGATCGGCAACGAGTATGTCCCCTCGGGCATCGCGAAGCTGAACGGTTTTCTGCGGGACCATCGCACGGGCGATATTGCCCACTACGACCCGAAAGAGTTTGACGTGCTGCACACGCTGCTTGCCCGGCTCGGACGGCCCAACAACGTGATCGATATCGTCTGCGGCTATCGCACGCCGTGGAGCAATAACTTCCTGCGCGGCCGCAACGCGAATACGGGCGTGGCAAAGAACTCGCAGCATGTGCTGGCCAAGGCGATCGATATCCGGGTTCCGGGCATCACCACCGCGAGACTGCGTCAGGCGGCGCTGAGCCTGCATGCCGGGGGTGTTGGGTATTATCCGGTGTCACAGTTTGTGCATGTGGATGTGGGACCGGTGCGGCAGTGGACGTACGGTACGGCGCATAACGATTGACGAGTTTGAGCAGGTGGGAGCAGCGGGCTTCAGCCGGCTGATTTGAGTAGTACAACACAATGGGCTTTAGCCTGGGCCTTATCTGTCTCTCCTGAAAGGCCCAGGGCTAAAGCCCAACTTTATTTTGAGCCTGTAAACCGTGGGCTGAAAGCCCACGGCTCCCACCGGATCGAGCTTCACTCGATACCACTTTTCGCTTCGCGAAAGAGTGGAGAACAAAGCGGGTCCTTCGCCCTTCAGCGCTTTAAACGGTCTCTCCTGGTGCGGTCTTGGGCTTTACCTCTTCTTTGAACCAGGGATAGGGATAGCCCTTGCGCAGGACATCTTCGAGCTGTTTGTCGTACTGGTAGACATCGTCGTAGAAGTGGATGTCTCCATCTTCCGCGACCAGCGCCGTGGCATAGAAGATCACCACCGGAAGCGGCTGCTTCAGCACAACCGTCTTGTTGTCCGGACCATTGTTCATCGCGTCGTGGATCTTCTCTTCCGTCCACTCCGGCTGATCCTTCAGAACCCAGTCAGCAAGCTTCTCCGGTTCCTGCAGGCGGATACAGCCATGTGAGAAGTCGCGCTTGGAGTTGGCGAAAAGCTGCGTCGCAGGCGTGGAGTGCATGTAGATGTCGTACTGGTTGGGGAACATGAACTTCACCAGACCGAGCGAGTTCTTCGGGCCCGGCTTCTCGCGGACGATCACGCGGCCTTGTGCGATGGAGTCAGCGTTATAACTCGTCACCGGCTGGCCTTGCGCATTCACCACTTCAAAGTTCTTCTTTCCCAGATATCCGGGATCTTTCGCGACGTGCGGAGCGATCTCCTTGCGCGCAATGTTGGTCGTCACCGTCCAGTAAGGACGGAAGACGATGTATTTCATCTTCTGCGTGAAGACCGGCGTCTGGTGCTGACCGATGAACTGCCCCACGACGACGCGCATGCTGAAGTCGAGCTTGTGGGTTGCGGGGTCATGCACACGCAGAACAAACTCCGGCAGGTTCACCTGCAGCGGCGCCTTAAGAAACTCGTCAGGAAGCCAGCGCCACCGTTCCAGTGTGTCCTGGAACTGGTGAATCCTTGCTGCCGGAGAGATGTTCAGCGCTGCAATGGTCTGTGGCCCCAGTTTGCCATTCTCTTCCAGGCCATGGCGGTGCTGGAAGTGCTTCACGACATCCGCGACCTCAGCCGTGTAGGCATTTCCCTGCGGTGCTCCGCCCTCAGAGACATCGCCGAGGATCGTGAGCCGCTGCCACATGGCCTGCAGGCCGGAATACTCGCCACCGGGCAGAATCGGCTTCGCGATGGCCGGCAGCGGATCCCACTGTGGATTTGCCTTCGCCATATCGATGTATTTGCCGAGAGCCTCCTCGGTCGCGCGGTACTGGTCGCTGTTGGGCTCGACCAAGGCGATCTGCGAGGCGACATCTTCGGAGTCGACGACGTTTTCCGCGAGGAAGGTCGGCAGATCATAACGCTTTCCGAGGGCGTTGACGTCAAAGTCGAAGTGCTGAGGATTGACGCGGCCAATGTGGAGGTCGCTGATCAGGCGCATGGTGCAGACCGTCATCGCGATATCGAACTTTGCCAGCTCATCGTCCGAGGCGGAAGACATGCCGGCCAGGCGCTGCTGCCAGCGATCGGCATCGTAGTCTTCCGGGTTCAGTCCCTTGTGATCGATCGTCTGGAAGAGATGGATGACATCCGTCGTTGCCTTTACCGGCTTCTTATCGCGTGTCCACGCCAGGCGATATTCGCGCATGGCATAGAAGTTCTGTACGTAGTTCTTGTAGTCGGTGTAGTTGGGCCAGCGCAGCATGGGCAGATTGCCGGTGGCGTCCAACTGCTGCAGCTGATTGGAGTAATCCGGGGAGAAGGTCTCGAGCGTCTTGCCGACACCGTGCTTTCGCTTACAACCACCTGCTGTTACCAGAACCGCGATCATTGCCGCGGCAAACACACGACCACCCAGGACTCTACCGTTCACACAGCCTCCGTGCTGCATCTGTTCCCTTACGATGCCATAAGTGGCCCTATTGTCAGCCAGAGAAAACGGTGCGGCCTTCCAAAGACCCACCGGCGGGTAAGAAAAGGCATTCGATCCACAGTGCTTCCGCTACACTGTCGTGACACCGTTTGCTATGAACCTGTATGCCATCGTTCTGGGCACTATCGTCGCGACCCTGCTGACCGTCTCCTTCACCCGGCTTTCCAAGGTGAAGACGAAGGCAGATTTCCTGGTTGCAGGCCGCTCCCTTCCCGCCTTTGTTCTGGTCTTCACCCTGCTCTCCTCGTGGATCGGCTCAGGCTCACTTCTTGGCGGCGCTGAGAATGCCTATAAGCACGGCTTTGTTGCCCTGTGGCAGGGTGGCGGCGGATGGGCAGGGCTGTTCCTGATCTACTTCATCGCTCCCCGAGCACGGAAGTTTGCGCAGTTCACCATTCCCGATCTTCTGGAGGCACGCTACAACCAGACAGCCCGCGTGCTGGGAGTGATCGCCATTCTGTTTGCCTTTACCGCCATTACCAGCTACCAGTTCATCGGCGGCGGCGACATTCTTGCGCTGATCTTCCCAGACACGATCTCGCCGATGCTGGGCCGGTATATCATTGCCGCCTTCGTGATCTTCTTCACCGCGATTGCGGGGATGTCTTCGGTGGCTTACACCGATCTGGTGATTGGCTTGCTTGCGACCGTCTCACTGGTGGTCTCCTTCCCGCTGCTGGTCCATACGGCAGGAGGATGGGGCGCCGTGCATGCGGCGTTGCCGGCGAGCTACTTCACCCCCCTGGGTGACTTCTCCCTGATCCAGGCGCTGGAGATCTTTCTGCCGACCTGCCTGCTGATGCTGGGCAACCAGTCGATGTATCAGAAGTTCTTCGCGGCCAAGAGCGAGAAAGACGCCAGGGTCGCCGTGGTGGGCTGGATCATCGGCACCGTCATCCTTGAGACTGTGATCGTGGCGCTGGCGATCGTGGGAAATGTCCTGGCAAAGCAGAGTGGCTCGCTGCCCTATCCGCGCGAAATTCTGGCCTTTACAGCCCTGCACTCGCTGCCCAGCCTGCTGGGGGCTGTGATGATGGGCGCTATCTTTGCCAAGGTAATCTCCACGGCAAACAGCTTCCTGTTCTCGCCTGCCACCAACCTGATCAACGACATCTATGTACGCTATCTTTCTCCGGATGCGTCTGATAAGAAAGTATTGATTGTCTCGCGGCTGACAGTGGTTTTGCTGGGCGGGTGGGCTCTCTGGCAGGCTGTCGGCATTACCAGTGTCCTGGCCAAAACGCTCTATGCCTATACCATTTACTCAGCGGCGTTGACGCCGGTGATTCTGGCGGCATTCTTCTGGCAGCGTGCGACCGCTGCCGCGGCTGTCGCATCCATTGCAGCGGGTACGGTAGTGACCGTCTCGTGGGATACGGTCTGGGTGAAGCATCTGCTTCCACAGGCCATTGCGGAACGAGATGCAATTTTTCCTGCATTGCTGGTTTCACTCCTGTGCCTGATCGTTGTAAGCTACCTGACGCCGCCACCGGATAAGGAACACTTAGCTCGGTTATCGGCTTAAAATTTTCGTGTGGGAGTCACATCCCGTATTGTTTTCTCAGCGTCTATTCGTGCATTCACGAGAAACGACCCCCAACCTAACCCCATCCCAAAAGGACGAATCATGGAACTGAACGAAAACCTCCTGATGCAACCCGCCACCCACGACTTCGTACCCGAAGGCCTGCTGGCCCTCAACGCCGCCGAGATGTGGCAGGCCGCCCCCGTGACCGACGACGATGACGATGAGGATGAGGATTACGACGAAGACGAAGACGAGGATGATGAGGACGACGACGAGGACGGCGATTACGAGGACGAAGAAGACGACGACGCCGAGGATGAGGATGACGACGAGGACGAGTACGATGAGGACGGCGACGACGAGCCCGAGTACGAGGACTACGACGACGATGAGGAGGATGAGGAGGATGACGACGACTACGAATAGAGCATCCAACGAATTGCCATGTCGAACGCAAAGCCGAATCTACTGAAGGGCCTGCTGGCGGGTGTCGCCGCAGGCCTTGTCGCTACCGCTGCTAAGGGCCTCGTCGAGAAGTTCTATCCCCCGCACACGCACGGCGAGTTGGAGCCGTCGGAGCTTCTGGTGGAGAAGCTTGCGGGTCACCACCTCTCCCCTTCCACCAAAGCCACTGCGGCACAGACGATCCACTGGGGTTTCGGCGCACTGGCCGGCGGAGCCTATGGAATGCTCGCGGAACTCTATCCCGCTGCCACAGCGCGTAACGGAGCACAGTTTGGTGTCGTCCTCGCCACCCTGACCCATGAAAGCGCCTTTCCGAAGCTGGGTCTGGCAGCCGAACCGGAAGATCAGGATGTGCGTGAGCAGAGCAGCGAGATGATCTCCCACGTTGTGTACGGCGTGGTGACAGAGACGGTCCGCTCCGTGGTACGCCGCGTTCTCTAAGATGCCCATTGGTCGCCTGACGATCGAGCTTCACATCGAACATGCGCAGTCCCTGAAGGACCGCCGCCAGGCCGTGCGCTCGCTTAAAGACAAGCTGCGCCACGGTTTCAATATCGGCGTGGCAGAACTGGATGACGCCAGCCTGTGGAACCGCGCAACCATTGGCGTTGTGGCGATCTCGGCTTCGCGTGATTACGTGCTCGGCCTGCTGCAACAGGTGGAAGATGCGGCACATCGGCTGGCGCCGGGTTTGGGGGCTGAGATTCTGGATGCTTCGGCGGATTTGATGGAGGAGTAAGGGGTGGGTGAGGTCGAGACTTTACTCGGACCCATTTTTGTCATCCCGAAGGGATCTGTTTTTTGTCTTTACCCAGGGCTGAAAAACGGGTAGAGAAGCAGATTTCTCCGCTCCCTTCGGTCACTACGAAATGACAAACAAAACGAAGGCCGGCTCTAAGAGCCGGCCTTCGTTTCTGCCTGAGGCGGGATTTACTTCTTGCTCTTTACGGCGATGACTTCGATCTCCAGGGCGGCGCCGGGAGCGACCAGGGCCGCTACCTGCACGGCCGAGCGGGCCGGCTTGTTCGGCTGATCCTTGGTACCGAAGTACTTTACGAACTCAGAGTTCATTGCGGCGAACTCTAACTTGCCGGTCTTGGGATCGGCAGCCAGGAAGACGGTCGCCTTCACGACATCACCCATGGTCAGGCCCTGGGCCTTCAGCTGCGCGTCGATCTTGGCCAGCACTGACGCAGCCTGAGTCTTGGTGTCGCCGTAGTCGGCCGGGGTGCCCTTGGCCGGGTCAGCCGGGGTTACGGGCGAAGGAAGCTGGCCGGAGAGGTAATAGATGTCGCCGGCCCAGACGCCAGTGGCGATGAAGCCCTTGTCGTCCTGGATATGCTTGACTGTGGTCTGCGCGTGAGCGGTGGTGGCGGCAGCGGCGGCCAGGGCGAGAGCGAGGATGGTCTTCTTCATGCGAGGTCTCCTGAAAATTCGTTCACAAGGAAAACGGGGCGAGCCTGAATGGCCCGCCCCTGGTTATCTTAGGCGCTTACCGTGTCAGAGTGCTTTCCGCCGAGGCGGGCCGCCTTCACGTGGTCGCTGATCATCTGGATGGCGCGGCGTCCGCTTCCGGCGGCGCCCTCCTGCCAGCCCACCACGTGCGAGGTGTGGTCACCGGCGAAGTAGATGGGGCCATCGTTCTGCGTGATGGTGGCGTAGTCCGCCTTGGTGATGGCGCCGATCCATGAACCCTCATTCCACTTCACGTGCTTCCAGCCGCAGAAGACGGGCTTGGAAACCAGCTTGCCGTAGCCGGGGTGCATCTTCTCGATGGACTGACGCGACGACTCAAACTTCTCGTCCATCGACAGTTTGTTGAAGCCGTCGATCGCCTCATCCTGGTAGCCGGCGCAGATCATGCCGGGGCCATCGGAGAAGAGGTTGTTTGAGGGGTACCAGATCGGCTGCGGTCCTTTGGCCAGGAAGCTGAGGCCGCCGTAGATGTTGAAGTCCTTCTCCCAGAAGCGGGTCGAGGCTTCCCACGGCACCTTGTAGGAGCCACGGTAGGAGTCGGCAGCGCGGGAGACGGTGGCCTTTACCTCGGGCGACAGGTCCGCCTTGATCTTGTTCAGGATCGTCAGCGGCATGGCGCAGACGCAGTAGTCGGCCTCGATGGTGCGCTGCACGCCGGCCTTCTCGTAGACAACCTTCACACCCTTACCGGTCTTAGTGATCTCGGTGACCGGACAGTTGAAGTTCACGATGGGGCCGAGCGACTTGGCCAGGGCATTTGAGATCTGCTGCATGCCGTTGACCGGCTGCATCATGGTCGCCTGCCAGTCCCACTGCTCTTCGTAGAGCTCGGCGCTCCAGAAGTTGCCGTCCAGAAGCGCGTGCATCGGGATGGGCTCGCGGTTGACGATCATCTCCTGCGGGCCGGCGCCAGGATACTGGGTGACGTCGGCGCGGTCAGAGCCGGTGTACTTGTTCTTGCCGTCCAGCGGTCCCCACAGGTGCATGATGTCGGCCAGGCGCTCGCGGTCCTGCTTGGTGAGCTCGGAGTCGAGAGACCCGCCGTTCAAAGCCTTGGTCAGCAGTTCAGCCACTTCACCACGGGTGTCATTGATGACCTTGCGCTGGGTGTAGGGCTTGCCGCCGTTGACCTTGTCGTTCTGCAGCAGCGTGGAGCGGGAGGTGTTGACGCAGACCTCCATCGGCACCTTGAGCTCGCGCACATAGTGCAGGATGGTGCCGTGCACCGAGGGGATGCGGGCGGGACCCATATTCCAGTACAGGCCGGGAGCCCAGTTGATGTTCTGCTTGGTGCCGTCGACGAACTCAAGAACGTCGCCGCCGCGGGCCGAATAAGCACGGCCGCCGGGACGATGGCGGGCTTCCAGAACGGTAACGTTGTACCCGAGTTTACGAGCCTCGTAGGCAGTCACCAAACCGGCGACGCCGCCGCCAAGGACAACGATGCTGACACCTTTACCCGCACCGGTTGTGGCCTTAACTTGCTCAGCCTCAACTTCTTTCATCGGCATCAGGCCGAGAGCTTGCATGGTGACAACTGCAGCGCTGAAACCGCCAGCCTGCCCTACGCGCGTAAGGAAATCGCGCCGTGTAATACCCATGGGAAAAACACTCCTTTAGTTGCGACTGACCTTGGAGATGAAGCTGGTCCCCACGCAGATGGACGAATCCCCCGACGAGGAAAACCAAGAACTGTAGCCCGATGGAAACATCCTATAGGAATGAGGACTGATTGAATAATCGAATAATTGAATCACCAGCCCGAAGGGCTGGTGATTTGATGATTGAAGGAATTGAATGATTGAATAATGGCCACTTAACCCGAGTTGGAGTTCCTCAGATAGCCGGCAAAGCCTGTGAGTTGGCGGCCGACCTCTTCGATCAGCTCCTCAAGTTGGCTGGACAGCTGCTGATCGCCAAATTCCAATAGCCGAGCAATCGTAAGTTGAGTCTGCAGCTCGTTATTGGAGCCCCGGGCCATCACAACGTAACGATGGAAATCGGTCCGCCCTCGCGCGCTTCCTTCCGCAATATTGGAAGCAGTTGAGACGCTCGCCCGCCGCATCTGCGCAGTCAGGCCGTATAGCTCTTCTTTGGGGTAAGTCCTGGTGACACGATAGGTCAGTTCTGCGAGCTCAACAGCTCGCTGCCATACGGGCAGCTCTCGATAGGATTTCGGCATTCACGAGATTCTGCCGAAAGCGAAGATTTTATTCAATCATTCACTCATTCCATCATTCAATTTTCTGGCATTCCGGGCACCAATACGTCGACCTCGCCTGAATTCCTTGTTTGCGCGAGAGGATGGTGGTGCCGCAGCGGCGGCAGGGTTCTCCTGCTCGGCCGTAGACCCAGAGGCGTTCTTCGCGGTCGATGCGGCGGGTGGTGCGGCGCGGGCCGGTGAAGGTCACTATGTCGCCTCCAGCACCGTCTTTGATGTTGGCCTGCATGTAGCGTTGCGCGTGGTCGGCGAGATGCAGCATCTCTTCTTCGGTCATCGTGCTCATCTTGCGGAAGGGATGTACCTGTGCGGTAAAGCACACTTCTGACTTGTAGACATTGCCGAGCCCTGCCATTACCTGCTGATTCAGAAGGACGACAGCGACCTCATCTTCAGGATGCGAGGCGGCTCGTGCCTTGAGACGCTCCAAGCCGGTTTGCGGCGTGAAGTCTGCGTCCAGTACATCCGGGCCGAGCTTGGTCACAGACGTATGGCGTGCAAGCGACTGGGAGGTATGGAATTCAGCGATTGGGACATTGAACGCTACCGCCTCGAAACCGGCAACACCCAGAATGAGGCGCATGTCTTTGCGTGGCCGCCACCAGCGCTCGCCTGGACGATAGATGTGCCAGGAGCCGCTCATCATCATGTGTGTGAGCAGGATTAGATCACCGGAGAGGTAGATCAACAGCCACTTTCCGCGCGACTCTACCTTTTCGACAACTCGGCCGGTGATGGATGCATCGTCATGGACACGCTGCAAAGGAGCCAGTGCGGTTTCAAAGCGTGTGACCGTCTTACCGGTCAGCGCTTTAGTCAGAGCTCGTGCAGCGCGGAAGATGGTATCGCCTTCAGGCATACGGATCAGTACTCAGGTGAATTGCTGGACAGGAGCAAGTTGCTTTCGGAGATTGAAACCCATCGGCGCGGCAACGAAACCTGCTTCCAGCAAAGCTTTTGCTATCGAGCTCTCCGCCACAGGCACGCCATTGACCGTAGCGATCAGCATGCCTGCGCGCGAGCGATGTTCATCGCCTTCTTCTTTACGGCCGACGACGGCGGCGAAGAATTGCGCGAGAGATCGGGCCATCTGTGTGCGCGCCGGTTCTTCTTCAGGGAGGAAGACCTGCACATTCGGATTACCTCGGCGAAGATAGGCTGCCAACGCTCCATCGCAAAGAACGACACGCCCGCCGACAGAACGTGTCAGAGTGCTGGCTGCATCGGGAGCCGCAGGCCAGCGCAGCAAGGAACCGTAGGGATTAGCCGGATCAGTCGCGGCCAGGAGCAGCA
This genomic window from Terriglobus albidus contains:
- a CDS encoding VOC family protein; this encodes MEIRGLCPLLGVFDMPRSVRFYCDNLGFEIHQRSATYAVEDGVELFHWAWLRRDDAELMLNTAYDEGQRPDLENLMRVAAHQDTTLYLACPDVDGAYEELKAKGVSCEPPQTAWYGMRQLSMRDPDGFGVVLQWRAE
- a CDS encoding DUF4188 domain-containing protein; protein product: MAVQTGRYTAQIEGDFVVFLIGMRINSLWAVHKWMPVTQTMPRMLKELYRQPELGFLRHEIFLGWRMLMTVQYWRTFDQLHAYAHARDHEHLPAWAEFNRRVVKSGAVGVFHETYLVKAGQYEAIYSDMPRFGLASAGQHVPAIGRLNTARERLQSD
- a CDS encoding DMT family protein, producing the protein MWTILLLIGSNIFMTIAWYGHLKHRDAALWKVILISWAIAFFEYCLQVPANRIGAGKFSPEQLKVLQEVITMSVFGVFAVLYFGERLRWNYFAAFGCLVGAAFFMFHRF
- a CDS encoding YggS family pyridoxal phosphate-dependent enzyme, whose amino-acid sequence is MSIVENLERVREQIAAACAKAGRSEADVALMAVSKTHPASAIEEAYAAGQRLFGENRVQEWEAKSAQLSLPGLEMHLIGPLQSNKTNKAAGLFHTIEAVDSLRIAQRLDTAAQALGRRLPILIEIKLSHEDSKHGMAPQELPALLEALPALSHVIPVGLMTVPPLDAQGEEARPYFRRLRELRDQAQTRIATLTHLSMGMSHDYTVAIEEGSTCVRVGTAIFGEREYSQP
- a CDS encoding DUF167 domain-containing protein; this translates as MSLRLQQSGEDCLLPVRLHPGARRNAITGEHDGALKIALTAPPVDGKANEALLRYLAEILGVSLNRIELKSGQTSRSKMVLITCIRAEEVAAKLTPATYT
- a CDS encoding DUF882 domain-containing protein, with product MQFRRLACGAVFSALLLMLFGSRTAAHANDLPTGINPVPSRPLEQYRLRLHHLHTGEDIDVVYKIGNEYVPSGIAKLNGFLRDHRTGDIAHYDPKEFDVLHTLLARLGRPNNVIDIVCGYRTPWSNNFLRGRNANTGVAKNSQHVLAKAIDIRVPGITTARLRQAALSLHAGGVGYYPVSQFVHVDVGPVRQWTYGTAHND
- a CDS encoding L,D-transpeptidase family protein, whose translation is MNGRVLGGRVFAAAMIAVLVTAGGCKRKHGVGKTLETFSPDYSNQLQQLDATGNLPMLRWPNYTDYKNYVQNFYAMREYRLAWTRDKKPVKATTDVIHLFQTIDHKGLNPEDYDADRWQQRLAGMSSASDDELAKFDIAMTVCTMRLISDLHIGRVNPQHFDFDVNALGKRYDLPTFLAENVVDSEDVASQIALVEPNSDQYRATEEALGKYIDMAKANPQWDPLPAIAKPILPGGEYSGLQAMWQRLTILGDVSEGGAPQGNAYTAEVADVVKHFQHRHGLEENGKLGPQTIAALNISPAARIHQFQDTLERWRWLPDEFLKAPLQVNLPEFVLRVHDPATHKLDFSMRVVVGQFIGQHQTPVFTQKMKYIVFRPYWTVTTNIARKEIAPHVAKDPGYLGKKNFEVVNAQGQPVTSYNADSIAQGRVIVREKPGPKNSLGLVKFMFPNQYDIYMHSTPATQLFANSKRDFSHGCIRLQEPEKLADWVLKDQPEWTEEKIHDAMNNGPDNKTVVLKQPLPVVIFYATALVAEDGDIHFYDDVYQYDKQLEDVLRKGYPYPWFKEEVKPKTAPGETV
- a CDS encoding sodium:solute symporter family protein; the protein is MNLYAIVLGTIVATLLTVSFTRLSKVKTKADFLVAGRSLPAFVLVFTLLSSWIGSGSLLGGAENAYKHGFVALWQGGGGWAGLFLIYFIAPRARKFAQFTIPDLLEARYNQTARVLGVIAILFAFTAITSYQFIGGGDILALIFPDTISPMLGRYIIAAFVIFFTAIAGMSSVAYTDLVIGLLATVSLVVSFPLLVHTAGGWGAVHAALPASYFTPLGDFSLIQALEIFLPTCLLMLGNQSMYQKFFAAKSEKDARVAVVGWIIGTVILETVIVALAIVGNVLAKQSGSLPYPREILAFTALHSLPSLLGAVMMGAIFAKVISTANSFLFSPATNLINDIYVRYLSPDASDKKVLIVSRLTVVLLGGWALWQAVGITSVLAKTLYAYTIYSAALTPVILAAFFWQRATAAAAVASIAAGTVVTVSWDTVWVKHLLPQAIAERDAIFPALLVSLLCLIVVSYLTPPPDKEHLARLSA
- a CDS encoding DUF1440 domain-containing protein, producing the protein MSNAKPNLLKGLLAGVAAGLVATAAKGLVEKFYPPHTHGELEPSELLVEKLAGHHLSPSTKATAAQTIHWGFGALAGGAYGMLAELYPAATARNGAQFGVVLATLTHESAFPKLGLAAEPEDQDVREQSSEMISHVVYGVVTETVRSVVRRVL
- a CDS encoding DUF503 domain-containing protein produces the protein MPIGRLTIELHIEHAQSLKDRRQAVRSLKDKLRHGFNIGVAELDDASLWNRATIGVVAISASRDYVLGLLQQVEDAAHRLAPGLGAEILDASADLMEE